One Campylobacterota bacterium DNA segment encodes these proteins:
- a CDS encoding iron-sulfur cluster assembly scaffold protein, whose product MENNLNQEIVEHLMHPRNYGPLENASGVGVGHSEKTGEFVILYLDCEEERIRNIGYATNGCHDTVVLGSMFTEMVKGETLSYAASAAEKLREKVALGPVKQQACAHMVLTAFDAAKIHRQHKREGSDEELHAIEIGMECEVES is encoded by the coding sequence ATGGAAAACAATCTGAACCAAGAGATCGTCGAGCATCTCATGCATCCCCGCAACTACGGCCCGCTCGAAAACGCAAGCGGTGTGGGCGTCGGCCACAGTGAAAAAACGGGCGAGTTCGTCATCCTTTATCTCGACTGCGAAGAAGAAAGGATCCGAAATATCGGTTACGCGACCAACGGCTGCCACGACACGGTGGTGCTGGGATCGATGTTTACCGAAATGGTTAAAGGAGAAACCCTCTCCTACGCCGCTTCCGCCGCCGAAAAACTGCGTGAAAAGGTCGCTCTGGGGCCCGTAAAACAGCAGGCGTGCGCCCACATGGTCCTCACCGCGTTCGATGCGGCCAAGATCCATCGGCAACACAAACGTGAAGGCTCGGACGAAGAGCTACATGCGATCGAGATCGGGATGGAATGCGAGGTGGAATCGTGA
- a CDS encoding MBL fold metallo-hydrolase: MNKETLLFEDGAHKCVMFSLEDEEQEENSLSVNQFLIIQGESAVLIDPGSGAIFTELYDAVARHIDPRKIKYIFFSHQDPDVAGAIAEWSVATSAQLVISGLWSRFMSHYGLTDSSRIIALPDHGGRVPFKDGFIQFIPAHFLHSPGNFSLYDSRSKIVFSGDIGAAILSPQNLNKRVDDFESHRPFLESFHRRYMASNVFCRAWVREVRRYDVDTIAPQHGSLFRGENAAAFLEWFENVEGGAEHIDELYLPHIG; the protein is encoded by the coding sequence ATGAATAAAGAAACACTGTTGTTCGAAGACGGCGCCCACAAATGCGTCATGTTCAGCCTGGAAGACGAAGAACAGGAGGAAAACTCCCTTTCGGTCAACCAGTTTTTGATCATCCAGGGGGAGAGCGCGGTCCTGATCGATCCGGGTAGCGGGGCGATTTTCACCGAACTCTACGATGCGGTGGCGCGCCATATCGATCCGCGAAAAATCAAATACATTTTCTTTTCCCATCAGGACCCCGACGTCGCGGGGGCGATCGCGGAATGGAGCGTCGCGACGAGCGCGCAACTGGTCATTTCGGGATTGTGGAGCCGTTTCATGAGTCATTACGGCCTTACCGATTCGTCCCGGATCATCGCGCTCCCCGACCACGGGGGACGGGTACCGTTCAAGGACGGGTTTATCCAGTTCATCCCCGCCCATTTTCTTCACAGTCCGGGAAATTTTTCGCTCTACGACAGCCGTTCTAAAATCGTTTTTTCGGGAGACATCGGGGCAGCGATCCTCTCGCCGCAGAACCTGAACAAACGGGTGGACGATTTCGAAAGCCATCGGCCGTTCCTGGAGAGCTTTCACCGTCGCTACATGGCATCGAACGTTTTTTGCCGCGCATGGGTACGCGAGGTGAGACGGTACGACGTCGATACGATCGCTCCCCAGCACGGGTCTCTTTTTCGCGGCGAGAATGCGGCGGCGTTTTTGGAATGGTTCGAAAACGTCGAAGGGGGAGCCGAACATATCGACGAACTGTATCTTCCGCACATCGGATAG
- a CDS encoding response regulator produces MVDPDVLKKLRKALHHYPLLYVEENPALNAQAGALFKNIFDTVYATCDATEGMELYEQYHPAIVVADIKTPLLEGLKLAKNITAIDPSVKIIFTSAHDDKALLHEAIRLGAFDYVVKPITVQNLVDVLVRCARELRLQMHQRLFNNYLQNIFNYQHNLILLLHRETVVMANQPCLEFFGAASVEEFGQRFLNFGDLLLEHSGFLYNHDKIDWLKEAKNHPGKLFNVKIADAEGNSHHFVLNMQTIPDKEEYYILSLNDVSELNLLRLFDPGAVEKESIQKDKRILHGLFEMAKRNNAKIKVHNLYKGLSITNDGIIDELDEHYVWIKTTFMQLKAMQFERRVVLVSDIFPMFIVSTDLLRFNFDRMTVKLGECRMSMTSPTRRQYIRVPPDSEAKATLLFQGRKFETEIQIADISIKAMRLILASLPAGFQTGSKVILDFVLGAPPLKPIIINTEAEVYRIGELYHQYEAVFTYELRGRHHKELIDYIAKRQMQLIREFKERQNE; encoded by the coding sequence ATGGTAGATCCGGACGTATTGAAAAAACTCCGCAAAGCGCTGCACCACTACCCTCTGCTCTACGTCGAGGAGAACCCCGCGCTCAACGCGCAGGCCGGTGCGTTGTTCAAAAACATTTTCGACACCGTGTACGCGACGTGCGATGCGACGGAGGGGATGGAGCTCTACGAACAGTACCATCCCGCCATCGTTGTCGCCGATATCAAAACGCCGCTTCTCGAAGGGCTCAAACTGGCCAAAAACATCACCGCGATCGATCCGTCGGTGAAAATCATCTTTACGTCGGCGCACGACGACAAAGCATTGCTGCACGAAGCGATACGGCTGGGGGCTTTCGATTACGTCGTCAAACCCATCACGGTTCAGAACCTCGTCGACGTTTTGGTCCGGTGTGCGCGTGAACTGCGTCTTCAGATGCATCAGCGCCTTTTCAATAACTACCTGCAAAACATTTTCAACTACCAGCACAACCTGATCCTGCTGCTGCACCGCGAAACGGTCGTGATGGCCAACCAGCCCTGTCTGGAATTCTTCGGTGCGGCCAGCGTCGAGGAGTTCGGCCAGCGTTTCCTCAATTTCGGGGATCTGTTGCTCGAACACAGCGGTTTTTTGTACAACCACGACAAGATCGACTGGCTCAAAGAAGCCAAAAACCATCCGGGCAAACTCTTTAACGTCAAAATCGCCGATGCCGAGGGAAACAGCCACCATTTCGTCCTCAACATGCAGACGATCCCCGATAAAGAAGAGTATTACATCCTTTCCCTCAACGACGTGAGCGAACTTAACCTGCTCAGGCTCTTCGACCCCGGCGCCGTGGAAAAAGAATCGATTCAAAAAGACAAACGGATTTTGCACGGTCTGTTCGAAATGGCCAAACGGAACAACGCGAAAATCAAGGTCCACAATCTCTACAAAGGGCTTAGCATCACCAACGACGGGATCATCGACGAACTTGACGAACATTACGTCTGGATCAAAACGACGTTCATGCAGCTCAAGGCGATGCAGTTCGAACGCCGGGTCGTACTGGTATCGGATATTTTTCCGATGTTCATCGTGTCGACCGATCTGCTCCGGTTTAATTTCGACCGGATGACCGTCAAGCTCGGTGAATGCCGCATGAGTATGACGAGCCCGACCCGGCGCCAGTACATCCGTGTTCCTCCCGATTCGGAGGCCAAAGCGACGTTGCTGTTCCAGGGGAGAAAGTTCGAAACGGAGATTCAGATCGCCGATATTTCGATCAAAGCGATGCGCCTGATACTGGCGTCGCTTCCCGCCGGATTCCAGACCGGATCGAAAGTTATCCTCGATTTCGTGCTGGGGGCGCCGCCCCTCAAGCCGATCATCATCAATACCGAAGCCGAAGTCTACCGGATCGGCGAACTCTACCATCAGTACGAAGCGGTTTTTACCTACGAACTTCGCGGCCGCCATCACAAAGAGCTGATCGATTACATCGCCAAACGCCAGATGCAGTTAATTCGGGAATTCAAGGAGAGACAAAATGAATAA
- a CDS encoding YgiQ family radical SAM protein: MKITPETLRYLPSTRAEMEARGWERCDVILVSGDAYIDSPFIGVAVVGRILEREGYKVGIIGQPDVATDDIMRLGEPRLFWGVSGGSVDSMVANYTATKKFRKSDDYTPGGVNNARPDRATLVYTNLIRKHFKNTAPIVLGGIEASLRRVTHYDYWSNKLRKPVLFDAKADYLIYGMGEGAIIELPKRLERGESPHDIRGLCYIAKEPREGYLSLPSHQECLDNKERYIDLFDIFYDNNDPISAKGLCQEVDGRFAIQNPPADYLDEGEMDAVSALPFTRELHPYHRPNGAVKCLETIKFSIMTHQGCWGECNFCAIGVHQGRTIRTRSEESILSEAKQFTEYKDFKGIISDVGGPTANMYGYECSKKLKHGTCDHQRCVDDTHLCKKMKVDHTRVINLLRRLREVRGIKKAFVASGVRYDLINEDKRQGYEYLKEMVRHHISGQMKVAPEHTSPHVLHLMNKPGKQTLVDFKKLYDRLNREEGKNQFLTYYLIAAHPGCTEKDMHDLKRFTTQELKMNPEQAQVFTPTPGTYSAVMYYTEMDPVSRQKIFVEKDTARKEKQKQIVVAKDTFKSGFAS; encoded by the coding sequence ATGAAAATAACCCCCGAAACCCTCCGATACCTTCCCTCGACCCGTGCCGAAATGGAGGCACGAGGCTGGGAACGCTGTGACGTGATCCTCGTCTCTGGCGATGCCTACATCGACTCTCCCTTCATCGGCGTCGCCGTCGTGGGACGGATACTGGAGCGGGAGGGGTACAAAGTCGGGATCATCGGACAGCCCGACGTTGCGACCGATGACATCATGCGGCTGGGAGAGCCGCGCCTTTTTTGGGGGGTCAGCGGCGGGAGCGTCGATTCGATGGTGGCCAACTACACCGCCACCAAAAAATTCCGCAAAAGCGACGACTACACCCCCGGCGGCGTGAACAACGCCCGCCCCGACCGCGCGACGCTGGTCTACACCAACCTGATCCGAAAACATTTCAAAAACACTGCTCCCATCGTGCTGGGGGGGATCGAAGCGAGCCTGCGCCGCGTGACCCATTATGATTACTGGTCCAACAAACTGCGCAAACCGGTGCTGTTTGACGCCAAGGCCGATTACCTGATCTACGGGATGGGGGAGGGGGCGATCATCGAGCTTCCCAAACGGCTCGAGCGGGGCGAATCGCCCCATGACATCCGGGGGTTGTGCTACATCGCCAAGGAACCGCGCGAGGGGTATCTGAGCCTCCCCTCGCATCAGGAGTGCCTGGATAACAAAGAGCGTTATATCGATCTTTTCGACATCTTTTACGACAACAACGACCCCATCTCCGCCAAAGGGCTGTGCCAGGAGGTCGACGGGCGCTTCGCGATCCAGAACCCTCCGGCCGATTACCTCGACGAGGGGGAGATGGACGCCGTTTCGGCATTGCCCTTCACCCGCGAACTCCACCCCTATCACCGCCCAAATGGTGCGGTAAAGTGCCTTGAGACGATCAAGTTTTCAATCATGACCCATCAGGGGTGCTGGGGGGAATGCAACTTCTGCGCCATCGGCGTCCATCAGGGCAGAACGATCCGCACCCGCAGTGAGGAGTCGATCCTCTCTGAGGCGAAGCAGTTCACCGAATATAAGGATTTCAAAGGGATCATCAGCGACGTCGGGGGGCCGACGGCCAACATGTACGGCTACGAGTGCAGCAAGAAACTCAAACACGGCACCTGTGACCATCAGCGCTGCGTCGACGACACCCACCTGTGCAAGAAGATGAAAGTCGACCACACCCGCGTCATCAACCTCCTGCGGCGCTTGCGGGAAGTGCGCGGGATCAAAAAGGCGTTCGTCGCCTCCGGGGTCCGCTACGATCTCATCAACGAAGACAAACGGCAGGGATACGAGTACCTCAAGGAGATGGTGCGCCACCACATCTCCGGGCAGATGAAAGTCGCCCCCGAACACACCTCGCCCCACGTGCTGCACCTGATGAACAAGCCGGGCAAGCAGACCCTTGTGGATTTCAAAAAACTCTACGACCGTCTCAACCGCGAAGAGGGGAAAAACCAGTTTCTCACTTATTACCTGATCGCCGCGCATCCGGGATGCACCGAAAAAGACATGCACGACCTCAAGCGCTTCACGACGCAGGAACTCAAGATGAATCCCGAACAGGCGCAGGTGTTCACCCCGACGCCGGGGACCTATTCGGCGGTGATGTATTACACCGAGATGGACCCCGTGAGCCGCCAAAAGATCTTCGTCGAAAAAGATACGGCGCGCAAGGAGAAGCAAAAACAGATCGTCGTCGCGAAGGACACGTTCAAAAGCGGTTTTGCGAGTTAG
- the trpD gene encoding anthranilate phosphoribosyltransferase, giving the protein MNPMKSDFEALFEHRLSDGEMREFLLSLTLNESTSPSMIATAAEVMKRHALALDVPAELKEKLIDVVGTGGDKSGSFNVSSTVSILLAACGAFVAKHGNRSITSKSGSADVLETLGIKLDLSLEQSAALLEETGFTFLFAQYHHPAMKFIMPIRRSIPEKTVFNILGPLTNPVGLSKILLGVFDEVFVPKMAEAARELGMKSAIVVSSRERMDEVSISDITYAAHLHGGKIDYFEIDPEALGIKKAPFEAILGGDAALNAKILTDILNNRATDAQRDMVLINAAYALIAEGMARDAQEGLEIARDGLFSGKAAAKLAQIADVSSKL; this is encoded by the coding sequence ATGAACCCGATGAAAAGCGATTTCGAAGCGCTCTTCGAACACCGCCTGAGCGATGGGGAGATGAGGGAGTTTCTCCTCTCGCTGACGCTGAACGAATCGACCTCTCCCTCAATGATCGCGACCGCTGCTGAGGTGATGAAACGCCACGCCCTGGCCCTGGACGTTCCCGCCGAGCTCAAAGAGAAGCTGATCGACGTCGTCGGAACCGGAGGGGACAAGAGCGGAAGTTTCAACGTCAGCTCCACCGTTTCGATCCTCCTCGCCGCGTGCGGGGCGTTCGTCGCCAAACACGGCAACCGCTCCATCACTTCCAAATCCGGAAGTGCCGACGTTCTGGAGACGCTGGGGATCAAGCTTGACCTGAGTCTGGAGCAAAGCGCCGCACTGCTTGAAGAGACCGGCTTCACCTTTCTCTTCGCCCAGTATCACCATCCGGCGATGAAATTCATCATGCCGATCCGCCGTTCGATCCCTGAAAAGACGGTTTTCAACATCCTCGGCCCCCTGACCAATCCCGTGGGGCTTTCGAAAATCCTGCTGGGGGTTTTCGATGAGGTATTCGTCCCCAAAATGGCCGAAGCGGCCCGCGAACTGGGGATGAAATCGGCGATCGTGGTGAGCTCGCGGGAGCGGATGGACGAGGTGAGCATCAGCGATATCACCTACGCGGCACACCTGCACGGCGGAAAAATCGATTATTTCGAGATCGATCCCGAAGCGCTGGGGATCAAAAAAGCCCCTTTCGAAGCGATTCTGGGCGGCGATGCGGCACTCAACGCGAAAATCCTGACCGATATTCTCAACAACCGCGCGACCGATGCGCAGCGTGACATGGTGCTGATCAACGCCGCTTACGCCCTCATCGCCGAGGGGATGGCACGCGACGCGCAAGAGGGGCTTGAAATCGCCCGAGACGGGCTTTTCAGCGGAAAGGCGGCCGCAAAACTCGCCCAGATCGCCGACGTATCGTCCAAACTATGA
- a CDS encoding HIT domain-containing protein, translating to MENILYAPWRTEYVSGEKIDGCVFCHISTHPDDDEPLHVLHRDEHCFVVMNRYPYTPGHFMIIPHRHTDALEALDPQAWLHITALAQKGVRMLKEGFGAHGVNIGMNLGKAGGAGIAEHIHLHLVPRWERDTNFITSIAHTRVYSTDFERIYDRLKELAGTYL from the coding sequence ATGGAAAATATCCTCTACGCGCCATGGCGGACCGAGTACGTTTCGGGCGAAAAGATCGATGGATGTGTTTTCTGCCATATCAGCACGCACCCCGACGATGACGAACCGCTGCACGTATTGCACCGCGACGAACACTGTTTTGTGGTCATGAACCGCTATCCCTATACTCCGGGGCATTTTATGATCATTCCGCACCGTCATACCGACGCACTCGAAGCACTCGACCCGCAGGCATGGCTCCACATCACGGCATTGGCCCAAAAAGGGGTTCGAATGCTCAAAGAGGGGTTCGGCGCCCACGGCGTCAATATCGGGATGAATCTGGGGAAGGCCGGAGGTGCGGGGATCGCCGAACACATTCATCTGCACCTCGTTCCGCGCTGGGAGAGGGATACGAATTTCATCACCTCCATCGCCCACACCCGTGTCTATTCGACCGATTTTGAACGGATTTACGACCGCCTCAAAGAGCTTGCCGGGACTTATCTGTAA
- the lptB gene encoding LPS export ABC transporter ATP-binding protein codes for MHELKVERLVKTIKKHEIVRGISMELRTGEVVGLLGPNGAGKTTTFYMICGLVEATEGKVFIDGADVSDLPLHQRSKMGIGYLPQEASIFKDLTVEENLIIAAQAGKLDPQTQEKRIEELLEMFNIEPIRNRRGINLSGGERRRAEIARALVNKPRFLLLDEPFAGVDPIAVMDIQSVISQLVEFGIGVLITDHNVRETLAVCDRAYVIKNGTLLASGTSDEIAHNSDVRQHYLGESFKF; via the coding sequence GTGCATGAATTGAAAGTCGAACGTCTGGTCAAAACGATCAAAAAACACGAAATCGTCCGGGGGATCAGCATGGAGCTGCGAACGGGGGAGGTTGTCGGTCTGCTGGGACCCAACGGAGCGGGGAAAACGACGACGTTTTACATGATTTGCGGCCTCGTCGAAGCGACGGAGGGGAAAGTGTTCATCGACGGCGCCGACGTCTCGGATCTTCCGCTCCATCAGCGCTCCAAGATGGGGATCGGGTATCTGCCGCAGGAGGCCTCGATTTTCAAAGACCTCACGGTCGAAGAGAACCTGATTATCGCCGCGCAGGCGGGAAAACTCGATCCGCAGACGCAGGAAAAGCGGATCGAGGAGCTTCTGGAGATGTTTAACATCGAGCCGATCCGCAACCGCCGCGGCATCAACCTTTCGGGAGGAGAGCGCCGACGCGCCGAGATCGCCCGCGCACTGGTGAACAAACCCCGCTTTTTGCTCCTGGACGAACCGTTCGCGGGGGTCGATCCGATCGCGGTAATGGATATCCAGAGCGTTATTTCGCAGCTCGTCGAATTCGGGATCGGGGTTTTGATCACCGACCATAACGTCCGTGAGACCCTTGCGGTCTGCGACCGCGCCTACGTTATCAAAAACGGGACGCTGCTGGCATCGGGGACGAGCGACGAAATCGCCCACAACAGCGATGTGCGCCAACACTATCTCGGTGAATCGTTCAAGTTCTAA
- a CDS encoding RNA-binding S4 domain-containing protein yields the protein MRIDKFLNAVNLTKRRAVAQDMIAEGVVYINGKAVKPSKNVAVGDIITLVYLDRQMRYEVLALPTVKSTPKSAQNLYVKELS from the coding sequence TTGCGAATCGACAAATTTTTAAATGCCGTCAATCTGACCAAACGCCGCGCCGTAGCGCAGGACATGATCGCCGAGGGGGTGGTCTACATCAACGGCAAAGCCGTCAAGCCCTCCAAAAACGTCGCCGTCGGCGATATCATCACGCTCGTCTACCTCGATCGCCAGATGCGTTATGAAGTACTGGCCCTGCCGACGGTCAAATCGACGCCCAAATCGGCCCAAAACCTCTACGTGAAGGAACTTTCATGA
- a CDS encoding iron-binding protein encodes MIDAALFRHKHQLWLRLAFLSFAASEPQIKSRLYEFSQIEFRHLKWLSQHLYDARIPYDYGRDKTFGIEFQTLSEGLSGAVAAIETANALYDASELGERMRRDERYILGVLDAYRPPCIDTASAFDRRRVWSDAPLDTAQTDALSLFLFEELYKEYELILIYLYRLVRATSATQSSSFTDLIDESHFHLRSFGEMMAKMGILALPRELHPRTYVITDMEKFLRNGIVEEENAKEECRRLSETITDEKLSAFFEFINFQESYHIEIMKKLLEERLWNN; translated from the coding sequence GTGATCGACGCGGCGCTTTTCCGGCACAAACATCAGCTCTGGCTGCGATTGGCTTTTTTATCCTTCGCCGCATCCGAACCGCAGATCAAAAGCCGTCTTTACGAATTTTCCCAAATCGAATTCCGCCATCTCAAATGGCTCTCGCAGCACCTCTACGATGCCCGAATCCCTTACGATTACGGGCGCGACAAAACGTTCGGTATCGAGTTTCAAACCCTCTCCGAAGGGCTCTCCGGTGCCGTAGCCGCGATCGAAACCGCCAATGCCCTTTACGACGCTTCAGAACTGGGCGAGCGGATGCGCCGCGACGAGCGGTACATCCTCGGCGTTCTGGACGCCTACCGACCCCCTTGCATTGATACCGCCAGCGCTTTCGACCGCCGCCGCGTCTGGAGCGACGCTCCGCTTGACACGGCGCAAACCGACGCCCTGAGCCTCTTTTTATTCGAAGAACTTTACAAGGAATACGAACTCATTCTGATCTACCTGTATCGGCTCGTTCGGGCCACGAGTGCCACGCAAAGTTCTTCGTTCACCGATCTGATCGACGAATCCCATTTTCATCTGCGCTCGTTCGGCGAAATGATGGCCAAGATGGGGATTTTGGCACTCCCGCGCGAACTCCATCCCCGCACCTACGTCATCACGGACATGGAGAAATTTCTTCGCAACGGGATCGTCGAAGAAGAAAATGCCAAAGAGGAGTGCCGCCGCCTCTCCGAAACGATCACCGATGAAAAGCTCTCGGCGTTTTTCGAATTCATCAATTTCCAGGAAAGTTACCACATCGAGATCATGAAAAAACTGTTGGAGGAGAGATTATGGAACAATTGA
- the tsaE gene encoding tRNA (adenosine(37)-N6)-threonylcarbamoyltransferase complex ATPase subunit type 1 TsaE, with amino-acid sequence MSEYSLDRLPQLCAHIAQQLPHGGIVILRGDLSSGKTTLTQAFARHLCVEESVTSPTFSLQQIYGEKLYHYDLYNYGFEKFLSLGMMEELEKPGYHLVEWGDDTLVGWLKRSGLETVIVEITKCGETSRCYEVYRA; translated from the coding sequence ATGAGCGAATATTCTCTGGACCGGCTTCCCCAGTTGTGCGCGCACATCGCGCAGCAGCTTCCGCACGGGGGAATCGTGATTCTCCGCGGCGATCTCTCCAGCGGAAAAACGACCCTTACGCAGGCGTTTGCCCGGCATCTTTGCGTAGAGGAGTCGGTGACGTCGCCGACGTTTTCGCTGCAGCAGATCTATGGAGAGAAACTGTACCATTACGATCTGTACAACTACGGGTTTGAAAAGTTTTTGAGCCTGGGGATGATGGAAGAGCTCGAAAAACCGGGGTATCACCTCGTCGAATGGGGTGACGATACACTGGTCGGATGGCTCAAACGGAGCGGTTTGGAAACCGTGATCGTCGAAATTACCAAATGCGGCGAAACGTCGCGATGTTATGAGGTGTACCGTGCATGA